GTGCGCCAGGTAGGCATTGACCATGGCAGACAGCTGCTCCCGTCCAACCGCCTCGCGCAAGGCCTGGGCGTTGGCCGCGACCGGTACCGCGGTGACTGGATCGACCAGCGCCCGCGCCAGCAGCTGGCTGGATTTCTCCGCCTCATAGGCTTCGGCAGTCGATATCGACAACTCCAGCCCGGCTTCGCGCATCGCCACCTCGGTGGCGATCTGCGCCGCCAGATAATCCTGCTCGGACAGCAGCCGCAGGCCAAAGGCCACGCCGTCGACGGTGACGCTGCCGATGGCCGCGCGGCCGGCCTTGAGACGGCTCAGGAGGTCGCTCATTCAATCACCTCGCGCAGGGCAATCATGGTCAGGTCGCGCTTGGCCTCGCCATCCACCGTGTATTTGCTGCCCGCATCGGTGGTGAAGCAGTCCAGGTAACTCGTGCGTTTGCCTCCGGCGCTGACCGGATAGATGGTGATCTTGGCGCCTTCGATGCTGCCCCAGTCGATATCGCCGGACACTGGGATCACCGCCGTGACCTTCAGGTCATATTCGGCCACCCCTTTCGCAAAGCCTTTGGCCCTCCCGGTCTTGTTCATCGTTTTGACCAATTTGCGCCCCGTTTTGAACGTCACGTCGAGACTTTCGATCTCCACCTCCTGGCCATCGATCTCCATGACGATCGCGCCCAGATATTCTTGCAGTGCCATTTATCGCGCTCCTTTACAGCAGTAGATCGATGCGGCCGGCGAAGACGTGCAAGCCGTTGACCACATCGCAGGGGATTTTGGCATCGAGCCGGTTCGGGTCCTGCAAATCGCGCTCGACCAGCACCCCGGCGGCATTGGCCTGTACCGCCTCGACGATCTCCAGTTCCTCCAGCTTGTAGAGCACATCGAGCAGCTCCGAGCGCACCTTGGGCGCGGTGCGCGCCGACAGCTTCTCGCGCGGGAAGCGCAGCGCGATGCGTTCACGCACGGCGCGGCGCACATAGTCGAGCGTGCGGATGGTGGTCAGGTCGAGCAGCGAGATATCCGGCACACTCTGTGCGTCGAGCGTGTAGGTGGTGACCGCGCGCTCGATCTGCACCTTGTTGCCAGGCCCCACGGTCAGCGGCGTCACCCCGTTCCACAGGCAGTTTTCGACCGACACCCGATCCAGCCAGGATGTCTGCGGCGGCGCGGAGATGCCGGTCAGCGCCAGCGTGTTGAGCGGGCGCGCCGGGTCCTCTTCGCTGGCGATCACGGCGCCATAGGCGGCCGCCAGTTCGAACACGTTCTCGTAGCAACCCGGCAGCAGCGCGCCGGTCATGCGGCCGCTGTTGATCGACGCCGCCAGCGTGGTGGCGGCGGACACCGTGCCGACATGACCGTAAACACCGATCGCGCCACGCTGCTCGAGCGGACCGCCGACGCTGTCCAGATGCGTGCGCAGCGCCGTCAGATTGGTGGCATCGTTCCACGGGGTGATGATGATGTTGTGCCCTGCGGCAAACACCGTCGTCAGCGCGGTGGCCACGGTCGGGTCGGTGGCGCCGCTCGCCATGGCCGCCACGGCGGCCGTCACGCCGATGCCCGTGGTCGCGGCGGCCGATACCTTGATGGCGTTGCCCAACGTGCCCTTGTTTTTTGCGGTCAGTGTGACCACGTTGGTGGCCACGGTCGCCGTCACCGGCAAATCGGGCTGCTTGTCGAACTGGGCCTTCAGGTTGGCCGCAATGGTGTTTTGCGCGTCGCCCGTGGCCACGGCGATCTGCACCAGCATGTCGCCGATCTGGGCTGTCAGCACCCCGGCCGCCGTGGCCGGCCCGGTAATCGTGATCGTGCCGGTCGCGGCCACACTGGCGCCGGCATCATCCAGCGCGATCGCCTGCAGCGACAAATAGGGATTGGCCGCCACGGCGGCCGCCACCATCAATGCGGCGATCGAGCCACGGCCAAAATAGGTATTGGCATCGGCCACCGAAAACACATCGACCAGCGTATTGGCGGCAACGATGCCGGCGGCCAGGCGCTGACCAACGATCAACACCTTCTGCAGATTGCCCGGCAGCGTGCGGACCGCCAGCTTGGTATTGAACTCCAGATATTTGCCCGGCTTGCGGATGCTGGCCGGGATGTTATCGAACGCGATATTGGGCGAGGCCATGCGTTACTCCTTCGCTTTCTTGTCGGCAACTTCCACCAGATCGCCTTCCGCCACGCGGCGCAGGTAATACGGGGATTCGACGAGGGCATACCCGCGCTCGCCATCCGGCGGGGTATCGGTGATGTAGTTCCGGGGGTTGTTCTCCATCGGAACCTTGAGGCCGGGTGCGGCGAGAACCAGCATGGCTGCTCCTTTATGGGTTGAGGGTGACGAGGTCCGACGCGTCGGGCTTGCCGTCGTCCGGAACCAGGTGGTAGTTGATGCCGATCCGGAGCCAGTCGCCATCGGCGGCGGCATCGGGTTCGACGATGAAGGCGGTGTGCCACTCCTGGGCAAAGGCCGAGAGCGCCAGGCCATTCATTGTCAGGTTGTAAAGCGTCTTGACCGAGCCCGGTTCGAAGCGGGCGATCGGCAAGCCGAAGTCCTGGTTCAGCAGCAGGCGCCGGCAATCCTCCAGCATGCGATAGGCGCCGACCTCCCTGACCTGGCCGGCCACTTCCAGGCCGCGCCGGGAAAACGGCTCGCTGCGCACGCTGCGCGCGCCCACCATGACCACGAAAGTCGCCGGCATGCGCCACCTGGTCTTACTGGCGCCATAGGGCGCGGGCTTGCCGCCGCCGGCGTACACCACCCAGACCCCCGGCAACTGGCGGACCACCTGGCTGATCTCGTCATCGAATTCACCGCCATAGGTCTCCAGGGTGGCAATGCGGTAGCCAAGGCGCCCATCGTTTGCACTCTGGATGCGGTCGAGCACCGCGTTTTCGATATCGACGATCATGCTCAGTAATCCGCCAGGGCATCCCGGCCGAATGTCCGTCTGCCGTCCTGAATCCGGATCGTCGACCGGGTCCCCACCTCCTGCTGGCTGGCATCGAGGCCGAGCGTCAACTCGCCATCCTTGATCTTCTCCAGGATGCGGTGGGCATCCCGGTAACGGTTGCGCACCGGCTCCGTCTCCTGCGCATCACCGCCACACAGCCGATAGCGCGCAATATCGCAGCAGATGCGCGTCAGCAGGCGCGGCACGCTGGCCAGCGGCAGGGCGTAACGCCCCTGCAGGAAGGCGTCGACCTCGGCATTGGCCTCGTCGAGCGCGGTCGCCAGCACTGCCGTGTCGAGCGAGCCGGACAGCGCACGGTCGGTCAGCATGGTCAGCTCCCGCACCCCGAACGCCGCCAGCATGTCGGCCTGGTTCGCGTAATTCACCGCGCCCCCTTAGACCGGCCCGGCGTTGGTCAGTACCACCGCGCGGACATCGAGCAGTTGCCCGAGGTCTTCCGCGCGGACATCGAAGCGATCGCCCCCCGGCTGGTCCGGGCCATACAGCGTGCCGTCATAGTTCACCGGCACCAGCGCGGTCACGGACACCTGGCTGGCGGCTGCCGCCTCGGTCTGGGTTCTTGCCATCGTTCTTGCTCCTTTAGAATGCGCCCGTCGGCCTCGCGGCCCGGACTGCCTTATGCCACCGCGTTCTGGAAGAAATAGCCGGCGTCGGTGCAGGTGATGACCTCCTGCACGCTCTCGCCGCTACGGATACGGACACCGCCACGCAGACCGGCCTTCGGCTCGGGCAGCTCGCCGGCGATCCTGGTGCCGAACTGGGCGGTGAAGCCGAAGGTCGGCTGCATGGCCTGGGCGGCGGACAGCGAGACGGAGAGCAGCGCGGCATGCTTGCCCCAGACACGCACATAGGTCGGCGCCTGGCCCTTCTTCGCCGTATTGACGAAGCCGGTACCGACGATCACCTCGTCGATCTCCAGCAGCTCGGCCAGCGCTTCTTTTGGCACCGAGCCGGAGTTCTGCGGGGTACGGAACACCGCGTTGACGATCTTCGGATGCTGGCGCAGCGTGGTCCACGCCTGCTGGCCCAGCACCAGTTTGTTCGGGCGGATCAGCGGCACGTCGAGCGCGGTCAGCAAGGCCGACAACGGGTTGGAGTTGTTGTAATCGCTCCACTGGCTGGTGCCGGCCAGGGTTTGCTGGTTACCGGCGGCAAAGTTGGCGGTGTTGAAGACCTGGTTCGCGACGCGCACCTCGCGGTCGAGCTGGACCAGGCCGGTCAGCATCATGGTGGAAATGGCCAGCGGCGACAGCGGCCCACCGGAGGCCGGCTTCGGCATCGCCTCCCAGGCCGCGACCTCGCTGTTCGGCACCAGATCGTCGAGGCCATAATCGACGCACTCGCCGGTCAGCAGCGTGCCGCCGAAATCGACCATGGTCGGCTCGGACTTGCGACCGACCTTGGTGTTGGGCACGGTATAGCCCTGACCGGCGCTATACACGGTGTAGCTGAATTTCTGGGCGGTCGGCAGACGCGGCAGCACCTGATCGGCGATCAGCTGGTAATCCGGGTTGCGGTAACCGATGGCAATGGCGGTCAGCGCGGGGTTGACTGGAAAGGCAGCGGTAGACATGCAGTTCTCCTGTTAAAGCGGGGATTAGCCTTGGAAGGTGCCGGGGTTGAGCAGGACGCGGATCACGTCGCCGGCAGCCGAGGCCGATTCCAGCGCAGACCCGACCGTGTTGACATTGGTGCCGGCAGCCGCCGCAGCGGTAACGACGCGGCCCGAGGCATCCGACATCAGGCGGGCGCCACGGGTAATCGCGGCACCCGCCGTGACATAGGTAATGCCGCAGAGCGCCACATCGACGCGCTCGCCGATCGCCGGGGCGATGTCCTGGGTGGCGCCGATCACCAGATCGGTGGCAGCTGCCGCCGCCTGCACCTGGTCGTCGGCCGCAGCATGCTTGACCAGGGTGTAGGCCGCGATGGCCGCCGCCGCCTGGAAATTTTTGGATAGCAGGATGTTGGACATGACGGGCTCCTGGTTGGTTAGGCCT
The Chitinivorax sp. PXF-14 DNA segment above includes these coding regions:
- a CDS encoding gp436 family protein, with protein sequence MNYANQADMLAAFGVRELTMLTDRALSGSLDTAVLATALDEANAEVDAFLQGRYALPLASVPRLLTRICCDIARYRLCGGDAQETEPVRNRYRDAHRILEKIKDGELTLGLDASQQEVGTRSTIRIQDGRRTFGRDALADY
- a CDS encoding capsid protein, with protein sequence MSTAAFPVNPALTAIAIGYRNPDYQLIADQVLPRLPTAQKFSYTVYSAGQGYTVPNTKVGRKSEPTMVDFGGTLLTGECVDYGLDDLVPNSEVAAWEAMPKPASGGPLSPLAISTMMLTGLVQLDREVRVANQVFNTANFAAGNQQTLAGTSQWSDYNNSNPLSALLTALDVPLIRPNKLVLGQQAWTTLRQHPKIVNAVFRTPQNSGSVPKEALAELLEIDEVIVGTGFVNTAKKGQAPTYVRVWGKHAALLSVSLSAAQAMQPTFGFTAQFGTRIAGELPEPKAGLRGGVRIRSGESVQEVITCTDAGYFFQNAVA
- a CDS encoding phage tail sheath subtilisin-like domain-containing protein, whose protein sequence is MASPNIAFDNIPASIRKPGKYLEFNTKLAVRTLPGNLQKVLIVGQRLAAGIVAANTLVDVFSVADANTYFGRGSIAALMVAAAVAANPYLSLQAIALDDAGASVAATGTITITGPATAAGVLTAQIGDMLVQIAVATGDAQNTIAANLKAQFDKQPDLPVTATVATNVVTLTAKNKGTLGNAIKVSAAATTGIGVTAAVAAMASGATDPTVATALTTVFAAGHNIIITPWNDATNLTALRTHLDSVGGPLEQRGAIGVYGHVGTVSAATTLAASINSGRMTGALLPGCYENVFELAAAYGAVIASEEDPARPLNTLALTGISAPPQTSWLDRVSVENCLWNGVTPLTVGPGNKVQIERAVTTYTLDAQSVPDISLLDLTTIRTLDYVRRAVRERIALRFPREKLSARTAPKVRSELLDVLYKLEELEIVEAVQANAAGVLVERDLQDPNRLDAKIPCDVVNGLHVFAGRIDLLL
- a CDS encoding DUF2190 family protein yields the protein GLTNQEPVMSNILLSKNFQAAAAIAAYTLVKHAAADDQVQAAAAATDLVIGATQDIAPAIGERVDVALCGITYVTAGAAITRGARLMSDASGRVVTAAAAAGTNVNTVGSALESASAAGDVIRVLLNPGTFQG
- a CDS encoding phage tail protein, whose protein sequence is MALQEYLGAIVMEIDGQEVEIESLDVTFKTGRKLVKTMNKTGRAKGFAKGVAEYDLKVTAVIPVSGDIDWGSIEGAKITIYPVSAGGKRTSYLDCFTTDAGSKYTVDGEAKRDLTMIALREVIE
- a CDS encoding phage protein Gp37, yielding MIVDIENAVLDRIQSANDGRLGYRIATLETYGGEFDDEISQVVRQLPGVWVVYAGGGKPAPYGASKTRWRMPATFVVMVGARSVRSEPFSRRGLEVAGQVREVGAYRMLEDCRRLLLNQDFGLPIARFEPGSVKTLYNLTMNGLALSAFAQEWHTAFIVEPDAAADGDWLRIGINYHLVPDDGKPDASDLVTLNP